Proteins from a genomic interval of Clostridium sp. 'deep sea':
- a CDS encoding TCP-1/cpn60 chaperonin family protein has translation MSVKQTARTSEIDEKLAALMTNARAIKAVAAAVEGTIGPKGLDTMLVDGFNDVVITNAGVTILEKMDVTHPAARMLINIAKAQQAEIGDGTTTATVMAGALVSEGVDQVVKGVPVARVIEGIKLGIKEALKAIKEKAFNIKGLEDPVLTRIAYIAGREHKDIAELIVKAAKMIGEDKFQDEVFKLADTVIAEEGAENEVFSGVIIDKKRLNRQMPLNIEDAKILIIDDALKPEELEEEALATEMGFKRYMELKNKFTTNLHKLVELGVNVVLVDRAVDNYAEEFLTDAGVLVCTRVGSKDLRIVSEHTGARLIKRTGLNKDITELKEVIGKAKKVYEDVRLKKVRIIEGYDKPMATVLVGAATSEVVDERERIAKDAASSVQAAIKGGYVAGGGSVELAVSRSVETLRETVKGMAAYGVDCVSRALRKPVFQIILNAGFNPLEKLEDITAAQIDQGNECLAIDCDSGDIVDMKEMGVFDPLLVKYHAIKAAGEIAEAILRIDTIIKMKSKKDSGEMNPNFNF, from the coding sequence TTGTCAGTTAAACAAACAGCAAGAACATCTGAAATTGATGAAAAATTAGCGGCTTTAATGACTAATGCTAGAGCAATAAAAGCAGTGGCCGCTGCCGTAGAAGGCACTATAGGTCCCAAGGGTTTAGATACTATGTTAGTGGATGGCTTCAATGATGTTGTCATTACTAATGCTGGTGTTACTATCTTAGAGAAAATGGATGTAACACATCCTGCTGCTAGAATGTTAATTAATATAGCTAAAGCTCAGCAAGCAGAGATAGGTGATGGAACAACTACGGCAACAGTTATGGCGGGTGCTCTTGTTAGTGAGGGAGTAGACCAGGTTGTTAAAGGTGTTCCGGTTGCAAGGGTAATTGAGGGTATTAAGCTTGGAATAAAAGAGGCTCTTAAAGCAATTAAGGAAAAGGCTTTTAATATAAAAGGGTTAGAAGATCCTGTATTAACTAGGATTGCCTATATTGCTGGAAGAGAACATAAAGATATAGCTGAACTAATTGTTAAAGCAGCAAAAATGATTGGTGAAGATAAATTTCAAGATGAAGTATTTAAATTAGCTGATACTGTAATCGCCGAAGAGGGTGCTGAAAATGAGGTTTTTAGTGGTGTTATTATTGATAAAAAAAGACTAAATAGACAAATGCCACTTAATATAGAAGACGCAAAAATACTGATTATAGATGATGCTTTAAAGCCAGAAGAATTAGAAGAAGAGGCGTTAGCTACCGAGATGGGCTTTAAGCGTTATATGGAGCTAAAAAATAAATTTACTACTAATCTACATAAATTAGTTGAGTTGGGAGTAAACGTTGTTTTAGTAGATAGAGCTGTAGATAACTACGCCGAAGAGTTTTTAACAGATGCTGGGGTATTGGTATGCACTAGAGTAGGTAGTAAAGATTTACGAATCGTGTCAGAGCATACTGGTGCCAGACTAATTAAAAGAACTGGATTAAACAAAGATATAACAGAGCTTAAAGAGGTAATAGGTAAAGCTAAAAAAGTGTATGAAGATGTAAGGCTTAAAAAGGTTCGAATTATTGAAGGATATGACAAACCTATGGCAACAGTTTTGGTTGGAGCTGCAACCTCAGAGGTTGTTGATGAACGTGAAAGAATAGCTAAAGATGCTGCTTCATCTGTTCAGGCCGCTATTAAAGGTGGTTACGTTGCTGGTGGAGGTTCAGTAGAGCTTGCTGTTTCTCGTTCCGTAGAGACCCTACGTGAGACTGTTAAAGGAATGGCAGCATATGGAGTTGATTGTGTCAGTAGGGCTTTGCGTAAACCTGTTTTTCAAATAATATTAAATGCAGGTTTTAATCCCTTAGAGAAGCTCGAAGATATAACTGCAGCACAAATTGATCAAGGTAACGAATGTTTAGCTATTGATTGTGATAGTGGAGACATTGTTGATATGAAGGAAATGGGAGTATTTGATCCACTACTTGTAAAATATCATGCAATTAAAGCGGCTGGTGAAATTGCAGAAGCCATTTTAAGGATTGATACCATTATTAAAATGAAAAGCAAAAAAGATAGTGGAGAAATGAATCCTAATTTTAATTTTTAG
- a CDS encoding TIM barrel protein, protein MKQQLNNPISYSIIGLESLWKTSFVNKVISATKLLKNFKINNIELVLCSGISEKQLQAITANLAYINTKIYSIHLPKDMGLNTSLITDFSSFIKFAEQNSCNLLVIHVNDSKIDLNKAHKLYKSLFKICPKLKLLIENTANITNLFESAKALKQHNNFGLTLDLEHLYLRKEDILLYQTFCNYIYNIHFRDYSPLKRYVMPGKGIIDFKKIHSFINEYYQGVITIESKFSSIKDLIICNNFMNNFLGGLN, encoded by the coding sequence ATGAAGCAGCAGCTAAATAATCCAATTAGCTATTCAATCATAGGCCTAGAGAGCTTATGGAAAACAAGCTTTGTTAATAAAGTAATATCGGCAACTAAACTACTAAAAAATTTTAAGATTAATAATATTGAATTAGTATTATGCTCGGGTATTAGTGAAAAACAGTTACAAGCTATAACTGCAAACTTAGCATATATAAATACTAAAATATATTCCATACATTTACCTAAAGATATGGGGCTAAATACATCTTTAATTACCGATTTTAGTTCATTTATAAAATTTGCAGAGCAAAACAGTTGTAATTTACTTGTTATACATGTTAATGATAGCAAAATTGATTTAAACAAAGCGCATAAATTATATAAAAGCCTATTTAAAATTTGCCCAAAGCTTAAGCTGTTAATAGAAAATACTGCTAATATAACAAATTTATTTGAGTCAGCTAAAGCCTTAAAGCAACATAACAATTTTGGCTTAACCTTAGATTTAGAACACTTATACCTTAGAAAAGAAGATATATTACTGTACCAGACATTTTGTAATTATATTTATAATATTCACTTTAGAGATTATAGCCCTTTAAAAAGGTATGTTATGCCAGGTAAAGGTATTATTGACTTTAAGAAAATCCACTCATTTATTAATGAGTATTACCAAGGAGTTATAACTATAGAATCAAAATTTAGTTCTATTAAAGACCTCATTATATGTAATAACTTCATGAATAATTTTCTGGGAGGTCTTAATTAA
- the grpE gene encoding nucleotide exchange factor GrpE, producing the protein MKERNNEEKELNLENSKSKSADGEEVVETVSVEEECVDINSELNKLTTENERLQNQYLRAVADYTNLKKRTEKERRELLTSANANLIGKILPVIDNFERALQTISDPEVTKGVNMIYKQLIDILSVEGLEKIEAEGEQFDPHIHEALMQEQNSEVADNTVLQVFEPGYRFNNKLLRAAKVKVSSN; encoded by the coding sequence ATGAAAGAGCGAAATAATGAAGAAAAAGAACTAAACCTTGAGAACTCTAAATCAAAGAGTGCTGATGGTGAAGAGGTAGTAGAAACAGTTTCAGTGGAAGAAGAGTGTGTTGATATTAATAGTGAGTTAAATAAGCTTACAACAGAAAACGAAAGATTACAGAATCAATATCTTAGAGCGGTAGCAGATTATACAAATCTAAAAAAGCGTACTGAAAAAGAGAGGCGTGAATTACTGACATCTGCAAATGCTAATTTAATAGGTAAGATTTTGCCTGTAATAGATAATTTTGAACGTGCTCTTCAAACTATAAGCGACCCAGAAGTAACTAAGGGAGTAAACATGATTTACAAACAGCTTATAGATATATTAAGCGTTGAAGGATTAGAGAAAATTGAAGCCGAGGGAGAACAGTTTGATCCCCATATTCATGAGGCTTTAATGCAAGAACAAAATTCAGAGGTAGCAGATAATACAGTTTTACAAGTGTTTGAGCCGGGCTACCGGTTTAATAATAAGTTATTACGAGCAGCAAAAGTTAAAGTATCTAGTAATTAG
- the hrcA gene encoding heat-inducible transcriptional repressor HrcA, whose amino-acid sequence MFLSPRQLQIMQAVVKFYIESGVPVGSRTITKHFNLGVSPATVRNEMADLEEMGLLIQPHVSAGRIPSDLGYRVYVNSLNTKQKPDIESVSRFESEIEQRIVEKEQLLINIAETLSQLTSYATIVSGPYIKACRLKEFALIPVSEKDVIALVVTDNGLTTNKTLHLPNEILAEDIGYINRVLNARLKGRCLNDIKSSEIRQLVSMISEHINNEDKTLMSIIKQVVEVHKTPIVADGIINVLNQPEFKTENKYLQLVEALNAQDILAELLSSENMSTLNISIGKEITNVKMQECSIIKVPYLINDHIAGVIGVLGPKRMTYARVISLLEYVSRRIEDILQD is encoded by the coding sequence ATGTTTTTATCCCCACGACAGCTTCAGATTATGCAAGCAGTAGTAAAATTTTATATTGAGTCAGGAGTGCCAGTGGGTTCTCGTACTATCACAAAACACTTTAACTTAGGCGTTAGCCCTGCTACTGTACGTAATGAAATGGCTGACCTAGAAGAGATGGGGTTACTTATTCAGCCTCATGTCTCTGCAGGAAGAATTCCTAGTGACTTAGGATATAGGGTTTATGTTAATTCATTAAATACCAAACAAAAGCCCGATATAGAATCGGTCTCCCGTTTTGAGTCGGAAATTGAACAACGTATAGTAGAGAAAGAACAGCTTTTAATAAATATTGCAGAAACACTATCTCAGTTAACTTCATATGCAACAATAGTAAGTGGTCCATATATTAAGGCATGCAGATTAAAAGAGTTTGCCTTAATACCAGTCAGTGAAAAAGATGTAATCGCATTAGTTGTTACTGATAATGGACTTACAACAAATAAAACGTTACACTTACCAAATGAAATTTTAGCTGAAGATATTGGTTATATAAATAGAGTTCTTAATGCCCGCTTAAAAGGTAGATGTTTAAACGATATAAAGAGCTCTGAAATAAGGCAGTTAGTATCAATGATTAGTGAGCATATTAATAATGAGGATAAAACCTTAATGTCAATCATTAAGCAGGTAGTTGAGGTTCATAAAACACCCATTGTTGCTGATGGAATTATTAATGTACTTAATCAACCTGAGTTTAAAACAGAGAATAAATACTTACAATTGGTTGAGGCCTTAAATGCCCAAGATATCTTAGCTGAGTTACTATCATCAGAAAACATGAGTACCCTAAATATATCTATAGGCAAAGAAATTACCAATGTAAAAATGCAAGAATGTAGTATTATTAAAGTTCCATATTTAATTAATGACCATATTGCAGGTGTTATTGGAGTTTTGGGTCCAAAACGTATGACGTATGCTCGGGTGATATCTTTGCTAGAATATGTTAGTAGAAGAATAGAAGATATATTGCAGGATTAG
- a CDS encoding cation-transporting P-type ATPase, with protein sequence MDEKLNFHSMSVPDVMEHLKTSPQGLASEEVKQRQQKFGANKLETKKQVSKLAMFLSQLKDVLVLVLIAAGLMSFFIGSYSDGIIMFIIVFVNATIGFYQEFKAEKILDSLKSLVQSPAKVIRNGELQETLQVDLVPGDFVIIEEGDKVPADIRIVESFNLKSNDFALTGESMPQEKHSNKVEDYATIGDRDNMLYLGTSVAIGNAKGIVVSTGMNTELGKIADLTQTSDSSLSPLQMELGTLGNTLTAIAVFISIVLFGVAVWQGFSLRAALIYALGIAASSVPQALPAQVSVALSQGSGRLAAKNAIVKKLSAVETLGSTTVICTDKTGTLTKNEMTVQALYFNDKEYGVTGLGYEPTGNIVNENKVPITTQELSEMEIMLDAATMASNAEIHHPDENHANWYPIGDPTEAALITLSTKVGTRSPKEDEENPELHEFPFDSFRKRMSSVRKFGDKQVLCMKGATDSVLAITKHIYKNGKSVPITEQDKKNILDINTKYSKQAMRVISIAYRELDPSGKDYVEDEIEKDVIFLGMVAMIDPPKEGVKEAIENAHQAHIRTFIMTGDHAITAQAVGREVNLSSTGEDVDVVTGAELNKMSDKMLKEKMEGQEAVIFSRVSPEDKLRIVKNLKQENEIVAVTGDGVNDAPALKNAHIGVAMGTIGTDVAKEASELVLLDDSFTTLVDAVREGRTIFNNLRKTILASMTTNAAELAVVMLGFASVALFKMPIPILAIQILAIDLLAEVLPLTALTFDPGSQTLMNAPPRNRDEHILNKKSGIEVIFFGVLIGALAFINFAWFGNRMGVTLTDTHPLYMRATTICYVTIALCQYANIMSRRYEFTSVFNKSFFTNTKLLISIGISFGMVLLAIYVPFISRFLKFAPLQMMDWLYVVAAAFVVLLSHEVLKIIRRSKRG encoded by the coding sequence GTGGATGAGAAATTAAATTTCCATAGTATGTCCGTTCCGGATGTTATGGAGCATTTAAAAACAAGCCCTCAAGGATTAGCTAGTGAGGAAGTAAAGCAAAGACAACAAAAATTTGGTGCTAATAAATTAGAAACAAAAAAGCAAGTATCTAAGCTAGCCATGTTTTTATCGCAGCTTAAAGATGTATTAGTTTTAGTTTTAATAGCTGCTGGACTAATGTCATTTTTTATTGGTAGTTATTCCGATGGAATTATAATGTTCATAATAGTTTTTGTGAATGCAACTATAGGATTTTATCAAGAGTTTAAAGCCGAAAAAATACTCGACAGTCTAAAAAGCCTAGTTCAATCACCCGCAAAGGTTATACGGAATGGCGAGTTACAAGAGACACTGCAGGTGGATTTGGTTCCTGGTGATTTTGTGATTATTGAAGAGGGAGATAAAGTACCTGCTGATATAAGAATAGTTGAAAGCTTTAATCTAAAGTCGAATGATTTTGCGTTAACAGGTGAATCAATGCCTCAAGAAAAACACAGCAATAAAGTTGAAGATTACGCCACCATTGGTGATAGAGATAATATGTTATACCTGGGCACATCAGTTGCTATTGGTAATGCTAAGGGTATTGTAGTGAGTACTGGTATGAATACCGAGTTAGGTAAAATTGCCGACCTTACTCAAACAAGTGACTCTTCGTTATCTCCATTACAAATGGAGTTAGGCACCTTGGGTAATACCTTAACTGCTATTGCAGTTTTTATAAGTATAGTATTGTTTGGAGTAGCTGTATGGCAGGGTTTTTCACTTAGAGCTGCTTTAATTTATGCCTTAGGTATTGCGGCATCTTCTGTACCACAGGCTCTGCCTGCACAAGTATCAGTGGCATTATCTCAGGGTAGCGGTAGATTGGCTGCTAAGAATGCTATTGTTAAAAAACTATCTGCTGTAGAAACACTTGGCTCTACAACAGTTATTTGTACAGACAAAACAGGAACATTAACAAAGAATGAAATGACTGTACAAGCCCTTTACTTTAATGATAAAGAGTATGGAGTTACAGGACTAGGTTATGAACCAACTGGTAACATTGTAAATGAAAACAAAGTGCCTATAACTACTCAAGAACTTTCTGAAATGGAGATTATGTTAGATGCAGCTACTATGGCTTCTAATGCAGAAATTCATCATCCTGATGAGAACCATGCTAATTGGTACCCAATAGGTGATCCCACTGAGGCAGCTTTAATAACATTGTCAACAAAGGTTGGTACAAGGTCGCCTAAAGAAGATGAAGAGAATCCAGAACTACATGAGTTTCCATTTGACTCGTTTAGAAAGAGAATGAGTTCTGTAAGAAAATTTGGCGATAAACAAGTTTTATGTATGAAAGGTGCTACAGATAGTGTTTTAGCTATTACAAAACATATTTATAAGAATGGTAAATCTGTACCCATAACAGAACAAGACAAAAAGAATATTTTAGATATTAACACTAAATATTCAAAACAAGCTATGCGTGTTATATCTATTGCTTATCGTGAGTTAGACCCAAGCGGTAAAGACTATGTTGAAGATGAAATTGAGAAAGATGTTATCTTTTTAGGTATGGTAGCAATGATAGATCCTCCTAAAGAGGGTGTAAAAGAGGCTATTGAAAATGCCCATCAAGCCCATATTCGTACTTTTATAATGACTGGAGACCATGCTATTACAGCTCAAGCTGTTGGTCGTGAAGTTAACTTGTCTTCTACAGGTGAGGATGTAGATGTAGTTACTGGTGCAGAGCTCAATAAAATGTCGGATAAAATGCTTAAAGAAAAAATGGAAGGGCAAGAGGCTGTTATATTCTCAAGGGTGTCTCCTGAAGATAAACTAAGAATAGTTAAAAACCTTAAACAAGAAAATGAGATTGTTGCTGTAACTGGTGATGGTGTGAACGATGCACCAGCTTTAAAAAATGCTCATATAGGCGTTGCCATGGGCACCATAGGCACAGATGTTGCAAAAGAGGCCTCAGAACTGGTTTTACTTGATGATAGTTTTACTACCTTAGTAGATGCTGTTAGAGAAGGTAGAACAATATTTAATAACCTCAGAAAAACAATTTTAGCATCCATGACAACAAATGCAGCAGAGCTTGCAGTTGTTATGTTAGGTTTTGCTAGTGTTGCTTTATTTAAGATGCCAATACCAATTTTAGCTATTCAAATTTTAGCAATTGATTTATTGGCTGAGGTACTTCCCTTAACAGCTTTAACGTTTGATCCTGGTTCACAGACTCTCATGAATGCACCTCCTAGAAATCGTGATGAGCATATTTTAAATAAGAAAAGCGGGATTGAGGTAATATTCTTTGGAGTATTAATAGGTGCATTAGCATTTATTAACTTTGCCTGGTTTGGAAATAGAATGGGTGTAACTTTAACAGATACACATCCTTTATATATGCGTGCTACAACAATTTGTTACGTAACTATTGCTTTATGTCAGTATGCTAATATAATGTCACGAAGATACGAGTTTACATCTGTATTCAATAAATCATTTTTTACAAATACCAAGTTGCTGATATCTATTGGTATTTCGTTTGGAATGGTGTTGCTTGCTATTTACGTACCATTTATTAGCAGGTTCTTAAAATTTGCGCCCCTTCAAATGATGGATTGGCTATACGTTGTGGCTGCTGCTTTTGTGGTATTATTAAGTCATGAAGTGTTAAAAATTATAAGACGCTCTAAAAGAGGCTAA
- the dnaJ gene encoding molecular chaperone DnaJ, which produces MADKRDYYDILGVNREASSDELKRAYRKLARSHHPDVSDDPNSEEKFKEINEAYQVLSDPQKRQQYDQFGHAGMGNQGGFEGGFGGFEDIFDMMFNGGFGGRASRTGPQAGADLRYDITLSLEEAVFGVEKEITIRRNEVCDTCNGSGAEPGSKVHTCSQCKGAGKIKRAQQTPFGQFVNVVTCPKCNGKGKTIEKHCETCHGQGKVIKKRRINITIPPGVDNGSRLRVAGKGEAGEHGGPYGDLYVFIRVKTHPHIERRKESLHTKKKISFVQAALGSEISVETLDGKMKLKIPAGTQTGSAFRIENKGVPYNRRGARGNFYVTVQVHVPKKLNNEQIKALSEFAKASGEQVNPPDKTIWDKIKDMF; this is translated from the coding sequence ATGGCAGATAAAAGAGATTATTATGATATATTAGGTGTAAACCGAGAAGCATCTAGTGATGAACTTAAACGGGCTTATCGTAAGCTAGCCCGTTCTCATCATCCAGATGTAAGTGATGACCCTAACTCTGAGGAGAAATTTAAAGAAATTAATGAAGCCTATCAGGTACTTAGTGATCCTCAAAAACGTCAACAATACGATCAATTTGGTCATGCTGGTATGGGCAATCAAGGTGGTTTTGAAGGCGGATTTGGTGGCTTTGAAGATATCTTTGATATGATGTTTAATGGTGGATTTGGTGGTCGTGCAAGTAGAACAGGCCCACAAGCTGGTGCTGATTTACGGTATGACATTACACTAAGCCTTGAGGAAGCCGTATTTGGTGTTGAGAAGGAAATTACCATAAGACGCAATGAAGTATGTGATACCTGTAACGGAAGCGGTGCAGAGCCTGGAAGTAAGGTTCATACCTGTTCTCAGTGTAAAGGTGCTGGTAAGATCAAGAGAGCTCAGCAAACACCATTTGGACAATTTGTTAATGTTGTAACTTGTCCTAAATGTAATGGAAAAGGAAAAACGATTGAAAAACACTGTGAAACTTGCCATGGTCAAGGCAAGGTTATTAAAAAACGCAGAATAAATATAACAATTCCACCTGGAGTTGATAATGGATCACGCCTAAGAGTTGCTGGTAAGGGTGAAGCAGGTGAACATGGTGGGCCATACGGAGACTTATATGTATTTATTAGAGTAAAAACTCACCCTCATATAGAGCGTAGAAAAGAGAGCTTACACACTAAAAAGAAAATCTCTTTTGTTCAAGCCGCTTTGGGTTCAGAGATATCTGTAGAAACATTGGATGGTAAAATGAAGTTGAAGATACCTGCTGGAACTCAAACTGGAAGTGCCTTTAGAATAGAAAATAAAGGTGTACCTTATAATCGCAGAGGTGCACGTGGTAATTTTTATGTTACTGTACAGGTACATGTTCCCAAAAAGCTAAACAACGAGCAAATAAAGGCGTTATCTGAATTTGCCAAGGCCAGTGGTGAACAGGTTAATCCTCCAGATAAAACTATATGGGATAAAATAAAAGATATGTTTTAA
- a CDS encoding Sir2 family NAD-dependent protein deacetylase — protein sequence MKTHTLVFNEIQDNTEFSFGIEYTLFAKSFGCFLAFKEDPLFENIFAKYEDFYLFKTGDIDINKYKSQIKFNHKKITKNTKIISKQANYNQLNSNMELYKEDFVFYTGAGLSKAAGIMDSFELKDSLCLYNLSQLKEAIVKNPQRLKKAYVSFVNSLYFTNPTVGHKIIKTLQDKYDFLLLTENIDLLHQKTAAKVYAYDKIKYKLLEGKKIMLTLGLDGDHQGAIKYVQDNNCLVIAVNVDKPNYLKRRDVWIKEDAHTFLKTLYEHSVS from the coding sequence ATGAAAACACATACGTTAGTTTTTAATGAGATACAAGATAACACAGAATTTAGTTTTGGTATTGAGTATACTTTATTTGCAAAGAGCTTTGGCTGCTTTTTAGCATTTAAAGAAGATCCATTATTTGAAAACATTTTTGCAAAATATGAAGATTTTTATTTATTTAAAACAGGGGATATTGATATTAACAAATACAAGTCTCAAATAAAGTTTAATCACAAAAAAATAACTAAAAACACAAAAATTATATCAAAACAAGCAAACTACAATCAACTAAATAGTAATATGGAGCTTTATAAAGAAGATTTTGTATTCTATACTGGAGCTGGTCTTTCAAAGGCGGCTGGAATTATGGATTCTTTTGAGCTAAAAGATAGTTTGTGTTTATATAATTTAAGCCAATTAAAAGAAGCCATAGTTAAAAACCCTCAAAGATTAAAAAAAGCATATGTTAGCTTTGTTAACTCTTTGTATTTTACTAATCCAACAGTAGGGCACAAAATAATTAAAACTTTACAAGATAAATACGATTTTTTGTTGTTAACGGAGAATATTGATTTGCTTCACCAAAAGACAGCAGCTAAGGTATATGCATATGATAAAATTAAGTATAAGCTACTAGAAGGAAAGAAAATAATGTTAACATTAGGGTTAGATGGAGATCATCAAGGCGCTATAAAATATGTACAGGATAATAACTGTTTAGTTATAGCGGTAAATGTTGATAAACCTAACTATCTAAAAAGAAGAGATGTTTGGATTAAAGAAGATGCGCATACGTTTTTAAAAACATTATATGAGCATAGTGTTAGTTAA